From the genome of Desulfobaculum xiamenense, one region includes:
- a CDS encoding M20 family metallopeptidase codes for MTDAQLDTMCAFIAEHEGAMFALLETLVRINSHTPNRAGVNRVGAVMRGVFEGMGFGVRMVDGGARGDILVASNAACEAGADGRQVLVSGHMDTVFPPGEFETMEHRAHGIVGPGVIDMKGGLVAAVYALGALDHAGLLADIPVRVVLNADEEIGSPDSRALIEAEARRSAFAMVFECGGLRGEIVTGRKGRTPFRIESSGRGGHAGAQGQDKPSAILELARRIVEVEALNDVERGMSVNVGVIEGGTGPNVVARQAVAIAEARYMSEVDGGELRDALLRLFERPGLPGTRSRLLLQQGRPAMDQTPGNEALFGVVADVAARLGLPIGEEFRGGVSDANFIAAVGCPVLDGMGPSGDRDHSHDEYMIPTSLAERATLAAGTIAESWRLFAEGGLFLSDAQDDA; via the coding sequence ATGACCGATGCGCAACTCGACACGATGTGCGCCTTCATCGCCGAGCATGAGGGCGCGATGTTCGCACTTCTGGAAACGCTGGTGCGCATCAATAGCCACACGCCGAACCGTGCCGGAGTGAACCGCGTGGGGGCCGTGATGCGCGGGGTCTTCGAGGGCATGGGCTTTGGCGTGCGCATGGTGGACGGCGGGGCGCGCGGGGATATCCTCGTCGCCTCCAACGCCGCGTGCGAGGCCGGAGCGGACGGGCGACAGGTGCTTGTGTCCGGGCATATGGATACCGTGTTCCCGCCGGGGGAATTCGAGACCATGGAGCACCGGGCGCACGGCATCGTCGGTCCGGGCGTCATCGACATGAAGGGCGGGCTGGTCGCGGCGGTGTACGCGCTTGGGGCGCTCGATCATGCCGGGCTGCTTGCCGATATTCCCGTTCGCGTCGTGCTCAATGCCGATGAGGAGATCGGCTCGCCGGATTCGCGGGCGCTCATTGAGGCCGAAGCCCGTCGTAGCGCCTTTGCCATGGTCTTCGAATGCGGCGGCCTGCGTGGGGAAATCGTGACCGGCCGCAAGGGGCGCACGCCGTTTCGGATTGAGTCCTCGGGGCGCGGCGGACACGCCGGTGCGCAGGGACAGGACAAGCCAAGCGCCATTCTCGAATTGGCCCGGCGCATCGTGGAGGTGGAGGCGCTCAACGACGTGGAGCGGGGCATGTCCGTCAACGTGGGCGTGATCGAGGGGGGCACCGGTCCCAATGTTGTGGCGCGACAGGCGGTGGCCATCGCCGAGGCCCGCTACATGTCCGAGGTCGACGGCGGCGAACTGCGCGACGCGCTGTTGCGGTTGTTCGAGAGGCCGGGGCTACCGGGAACGCGCAGCCGTCTGCTGCTGCAACAGGGGCGTCCCGCCATGGACCAGACCCCCGGAAACGAGGCGCTGTTCGGCGTTGTCGCCGACGTTGCCGCGCGGCTTGGGCTACCCATCGGCGAGGAGTTTCGCGGTGGAGTGTCGGATGCGAACTTCATCGCCGCCGTGGGGTGTCCGGTGCTCGATGGCATGGGACCATCCGGGGATCGGGACCACTCGCACGACGAGTACATGATTCCGACGAGCCTTGCGGAGCGCGCCACACTCGCCGCGGGGACCATTGCCGAAAGCTGGCGGCTTTTCGCCGAGGGAGGGCTTTTCCTGTCGGACGCACAGGATGATGCCTAG
- a CDS encoding KamA family radical SAM protein produces MTHAKRLGMDAFTIELLDGISGGGEAPAELAAEVGRLFAAARDAQRTGPIVELFRALVDAKRRPGIGFEAFGMSRDALEELCGRHCSIDEHGVTVGGRVGRAAAVVEAANPRVADYLARRDVEAPSGVELWDELCANARRIRDVLGMSEEDWNSFSGQLRFAVNDVETLARCLDLPESAIRDVARVTGTYRMRLTPYYASLVRRGVANDPVLLQCVPTAEMVDNVGVELPPVASDHSPARLVDQFYPRVVAVKVTNMCAMYCTHCLRIAHIGRADRMFSREAYAEALDYIRANDSIRDVLITGGDAFMLPNETLRWLLGELDAIDHVRVKRLGTRVPVTTPQRVDSELLDILAASDDRGPVRVVTQINTAQEITPVSRDAFRRLSRHVSAVLNQAVLLRGINDSRVKMWKLCETIHEAYVRPYYVFNCSYRNPQYAHMRVPIERGRDIIEGMYGNISGDAIPRYIAAAGGKIPLHRDNVAGRGADGAVFLHKPWNGEEAVYPDADPDLYGNDADFAFNRYMGERKA; encoded by the coding sequence GTGACACACGCGAAGCGGTTGGGCATGGACGCCTTCACCATCGAATTGTTGGATGGAATTTCCGGCGGAGGCGAGGCCCCCGCCGAGCTTGCGGCCGAAGTGGGGCGGCTGTTCGCCGCCGCGCGTGATGCGCAGCGTACCGGCCCCATCGTCGAACTGTTTCGGGCGTTGGTGGACGCGAAGCGACGTCCGGGCATCGGGTTCGAAGCCTTCGGCATGTCCCGCGATGCGCTTGAGGAACTGTGCGGGCGTCATTGTTCTATCGACGAGCACGGCGTGACCGTGGGCGGACGCGTGGGGCGGGCCGCCGCCGTGGTCGAGGCCGCCAATCCCCGCGTTGCGGATTACCTTGCCCGTAGGGACGTCGAGGCACCGAGTGGGGTGGAGCTGTGGGACGAGCTGTGCGCCAATGCGCGGCGCATCCGGGATGTCCTTGGCATGAGCGAAGAGGATTGGAATTCCTTTTCCGGGCAGTTGCGCTTTGCTGTGAACGATGTGGAGACACTTGCCCGCTGCCTCGACCTGCCCGAGTCCGCCATTCGCGATGTGGCGCGCGTCACCGGGACCTATCGCATGCGCCTGACGCCGTACTACGCGAGTCTGGTCCGGCGGGGCGTGGCGAACGATCCCGTGCTGCTCCAGTGCGTGCCCACGGCGGAGATGGTGGACAACGTGGGCGTGGAGCTGCCGCCTGTGGCCTCGGATCACTCCCCGGCGCGGCTGGTGGATCAGTTTTATCCGCGCGTGGTGGCGGTGAAGGTGACCAACATGTGCGCCATGTACTGCACGCACTGTCTGCGTATCGCGCACATCGGCCGCGCGGACCGCATGTTTTCCCGCGAGGCCTACGCCGAGGCCCTCGACTACATCCGCGCCAACGACAGCATCCGCGACGTGCTCATCACCGGCGGGGACGCCTTCATGCTGCCGAACGAGACGCTGCGCTGGCTGCTTGGCGAACTGGACGCCATCGACCACGTGCGCGTGAAGCGCCTTGGCACGCGCGTTCCCGTCACCACCCCCCAGCGCGTGGATTCCGAACTGCTGGACATCCTCGCCGCGTCCGACGATCGCGGGCCGGTGCGTGTGGTCACCCAGATCAACACCGCGCAGGAGATCACCCCCGTCTCGCGCGACGCGTTCCGTCGCCTGTCCCGCCATGTGAGCGCCGTGCTCAATCAGGCCGTGTTGCTGCGCGGCATCAACGATTCCCGCGTGAAGATGTGGAAGCTGTGCGAGACGATCCACGAGGCCTATGTGCGCCCGTACTACGTTTTCAATTGCAGCTATCGCAACCCGCAGTACGCCCATATGCGCGTGCCCATTGAGCGGGGGCGCGACATTATCGAGGGGATGTACGGAAACATCTCCGGCGATGCCATTCCTCGCTATATCGCCGCTGCCGGGGGCAAGATTCCACTGCATCGGGACAACGTCGCCGGGCGCGGAGCTGATGGCGCTGTCTTCCTGCACAAGCCGTGGAACGGCGAGGAAGCCGTCTATCCCGATGCGGACCCGGACCTTTACGGCAACGACGCGGATTTCGCGTTCAATCGCTACATGGGGGAGCGCAAGGCATGA
- a CDS encoding ATP-grasp domain-containing protein, translating to MYYQNVRLDPDAFHFVYVGEAKACCLNHFVWQGLSRILGRSVGWVSIVPDILGDYRWGNVAVLNPQAERLRWATGRGVSMRVPMAEFAARVGREPAVRRLVERLLARQGQLPVWMFESRPELSLCRMPGVSLVGPQPSIVSAVNDKTWQYAAFAGLMPLAEHRICTGCGEMLRLAEEMRPSCPDGVFVSMAYSAGGGASMVTRSSAECAARFVDPSARYLVSRYIPHVFDPTVLGVVANDSDVYIAGVADMTIEHGNAFRGSCHPSLLPPDIQENLRALTTIVGRRLGSLGFRGIFGCDYIVDAAGRIHFIEVNPRKQGTTMEFCCTLERTLPPGAANLFELEYHAVTRGEFPDNTVEPDHFAAPRFFWGTWNHKTERDEITKVGVPQHMTERELFALVDGGGVAGHVVREHVGGGMLVRAGTFLGRVVAVGQTREAMLAELAVGRMRLRESIARPAA from the coding sequence ATGTATTATCAGAACGTGCGCCTTGATCCGGATGCCTTCCATTTCGTCTACGTGGGCGAGGCCAAGGCCTGCTGTCTGAATCATTTCGTGTGGCAGGGCCTGTCGCGGATTCTTGGCCGCAGCGTGGGGTGGGTGTCCATCGTCCCGGATATCCTCGGGGACTACCGCTGGGGCAATGTGGCGGTGCTCAATCCGCAGGCAGAGCGCCTACGCTGGGCCACCGGGCGCGGGGTGTCCATGCGGGTGCCCATGGCCGAGTTCGCCGCACGCGTGGGGCGCGAACCCGCCGTGCGACGGCTGGTGGAACGGCTTCTCGCGCGGCAGGGGCAGCTTCCGGTCTGGATGTTCGAGAGCCGTCCGGAACTGTCGCTCTGTCGCATGCCCGGAGTGAGCCTTGTCGGGCCGCAGCCGTCCATCGTGTCTGCCGTCAACGACAAGACGTGGCAGTATGCCGCGTTCGCCGGTCTCATGCCGTTGGCCGAGCACCGTATCTGCACCGGCTGCGGGGAGATGCTGCGTCTCGCCGAGGAGATGCGTCCCTCCTGTCCGGATGGCGTGTTCGTGTCCATGGCCTATTCAGCTGGTGGCGGCGCGAGCATGGTCACCCGGTCTTCGGCCGAATGCGCGGCCCGCTTCGTCGATCCCTCGGCTCGCTACCTTGTGAGCCGCTATATCCCCCACGTTTTCGACCCCACAGTACTCGGCGTCGTCGCCAACGACAGCGATGTCTACATCGCCGGCGTGGCGGACATGACCATCGAGCATGGCAACGCCTTTCGCGGCTCGTGCCATCCGTCGCTGCTTCCCCCGGACATTCAGGAGAATTTGCGCGCCCTGACGACCATCGTCGGGCGCAGGCTGGGGAGCCTTGGCTTTCGCGGCATCTTCGGGTGCGACTACATCGTCGATGCCGCCGGGCGCATCCACTTCATCGAGGTCAATCCGCGCAAGCAGGGCACCACCATGGAGTTCTGCTGCACCCTCGAACGCACGCTGCCGCCCGGCGCGGCGAATCTTTTCGAACTCGAATACCACGCGGTGACGCGGGGCGAATTTCCCGACAACACCGTGGAGCCGGATCATTTTGCCGCACCCCGCTTCTTCTGGGGAACATGGAACCATAAGACGGAGCGCGACGAAATCACCAAGGTAGGCGTGCCGCAGCACATGACGGAACGCGAACTGTTCGCGCTCGTGGATGGCGGCGGGGTGGCCGGGCATGTGGTGCGCGAGCATGTGGGCGGCGGCATGCTCGTGCGTGCGGGGACGTTTCTTGGCCGCGTGGTGGCCGTGGGGCAAACCCGCGAGGCGATGCTTGCGGAATTGGCCGTGGGCCGCATGCGGCTGCGGGAATCCATTGCGCGTCCCGCCGCGTGA
- a CDS encoding TAXI family TRAP transporter solute-binding subunit — MRKWFLLALSLCVGIAAACVTPAQAQAKTTFVTIGTGGITGVYYPTGGAIARIVNEKKDEYGIRCTVESTGGSVFNINAIMAGDLEFGVVQSDRQYQAVKGLAEWADKGPQKKLRAVFSIHPEAVTLVAAADAHINSIQDLKGKVVNIGNPGSGQRQNAIDALTTLKIDIDKDIKAESVKAAEAPGLLQDGRIDAFFYTVGHPSGAIKEATAGTRKVTIVPITGVDELFIEYPYYAPAEIPIEFYPGATNKEDVKSFGVKATLVTSSEVPADVVYAITKEVFENFEKFKELHPAYKVVTKKGMLQGLSAPIHPGAMKYYQEAGLM; from the coding sequence ATGCGCAAATGGTTCCTACTCGCTCTCTCCCTGTGCGTCGGCATCGCGGCGGCATGCGTCACTCCGGCGCAAGCACAGGCCAAGACGACCTTCGTGACCATCGGAACCGGCGGCATCACCGGCGTCTACTACCCGACCGGCGGCGCCATCGCTCGCATCGTGAACGAAAAGAAGGACGAGTACGGCATCCGCTGCACCGTCGAATCCACGGGCGGCTCCGTCTTCAACATCAACGCCATCATGGCGGGCGATCTGGAATTCGGCGTCGTGCAGTCCGACAGACAGTATCAGGCCGTGAAGGGGCTGGCGGAATGGGCGGACAAGGGTCCCCAGAAGAAACTGCGTGCAGTGTTCAGCATCCACCCCGAGGCCGTCACCCTCGTCGCCGCAGCGGACGCTCACATCAACAGCATTCAGGATCTCAAGGGCAAGGTGGTCAACATCGGCAATCCTGGCTCCGGCCAGCGCCAGAACGCCATCGACGCCCTCACCACGCTCAAGATCGACATCGACAAGGACATCAAGGCCGAAAGCGTGAAGGCCGCCGAGGCCCCTGGCCTGCTGCAGGACGGCAGGATCGACGCGTTCTTCTACACCGTGGGCCATCCCTCCGGCGCGATCAAGGAAGCCACCGCCGGAACGCGCAAGGTCACCATCGTGCCCATCACGGGCGTGGATGAACTGTTCATCGAATACCCCTACTACGCCCCGGCCGAGATACCCATCGAGTTCTACCCCGGCGCGACCAACAAGGAAGACGTGAAGTCCTTCGGCGTGAAGGCAACCCTCGTGACCTCCTCCGAGGTTCCGGCGGACGTCGTGTACGCCATCACCAAGGAAGTCTTCGAGAACTTCGAGAAGTTCAAGGAACTTCACCCCGCATACAAGGTCGTGACCAAGAAGGGCATGCTTCAGGGCCTCTCCGCGCCCATCCATCCCGGCGCGATGAAGTACTATCAGGAAGCCGGATTGATGTAG
- a CDS encoding TRAP transporter permease, translating to MTGKPRDAHTTTDDEIRGVEYAKKLAEAEHGLQSDVYGVTRALTMGIAILWSLFQLSIASWLILDTLYVRAAHLAFAIMLVYLNIPMFKFTPNWRPDLRFFLAMHRVTILDYILGIFAALAALYIVIDYDGITMRYGAPTTRDIIFGLLLVMLLLEATRRVIGPALPVIALFFVGYAFLGPYMPDVIAFKGVSLNRFVGQMAMSSEGIYGIPLDVSATIVFLFVLFGTMLEKAGAGDFFIRLALCLLGGFKGGPAKAAILGSGLTGMVSGSSIANIVTTGTFTIPLMKKVGYPATKAGAIEVAASTDGQLAPPIMGAAAFIIAEYVNVPYIEVVKAAAIPAFVSYAALIFISHIEASKLGLKGIPRAELPPFFATLVSGLHFLLPLSMLLYELVVLRHSPELAAFRAIIVLTAIMLVQRPIRARLDGAPVLPAMREGMHDIVMAMADGARNMAGVAMATAAAGIIVGIVALGLGGLITQIIDQLSGGNIYLMLIITAAASLLIGMGLPTTATYIVMASLTAPTIVSLGMMQGFMVPLMAAHLFCFYFGILADDTPPVGLAAYAAAAIAEAPPIPTGLQGFMYDIRTAILPFMFIFNHDLILHGVDSWPQGLLIFVMACFGNFAFASATQGWFITRNKVWEIPILLSVTLVTMRPDLVAQWLGVPYGQRYWVYPLGLALWGLVWLLQRPRAARNLELRDNPA from the coding sequence ATGACAGGCAAGCCCCGTGACGCACACACGACGACGGACGACGAAATCAGGGGTGTCGAATACGCGAAGAAGCTCGCCGAGGCCGAACACGGCCTGCAAAGCGACGTCTACGGCGTAACCCGTGCGCTGACCATGGGCATCGCCATCCTGTGGTCGCTATTCCAACTTTCCATCGCGAGCTGGTTGATTCTCGATACGCTCTACGTGCGCGCGGCGCACCTCGCCTTCGCCATCATGCTCGTGTACCTGAACATCCCCATGTTCAAGTTCACACCCAACTGGCGACCCGACCTGCGCTTCTTCCTCGCCATGCACCGGGTGACCATTCTCGACTACATCCTCGGCATCTTCGCCGCGCTGGCCGCGCTCTACATCGTCATCGACTACGACGGCATCACCATGCGCTACGGCGCGCCCACCACGCGCGACATCATCTTCGGCCTGCTCCTCGTCATGCTGCTTCTAGAAGCCACACGCCGCGTCATCGGCCCGGCGCTACCGGTCATCGCACTATTCTTCGTGGGCTATGCCTTCCTCGGCCCCTACATGCCGGACGTCATCGCCTTCAAGGGCGTTTCGCTCAACCGCTTCGTGGGACAGATGGCCATGTCGTCCGAAGGCATCTACGGCATCCCGCTCGACGTGTCGGCAACCATCGTCTTCCTGTTCGTGCTGTTCGGCACCATGCTCGAAAAAGCGGGCGCGGGGGACTTCTTCATCCGCCTCGCCCTGTGCCTGCTCGGCGGGTTCAAGGGGGGACCGGCCAAGGCCGCCATCCTCGGCTCCGGCCTCACGGGCATGGTGTCCGGCTCGTCCATCGCCAACATCGTCACCACCGGCACCTTCACCATCCCGCTTATGAAAAAGGTCGGCTACCCGGCCACCAAGGCCGGAGCCATCGAGGTCGCCGCGTCCACGGACGGCCAACTCGCCCCGCCCATCATGGGCGCTGCGGCGTTCATCATCGCGGAATACGTGAACGTGCCCTACATCGAGGTGGTCAAGGCCGCGGCCATTCCGGCCTTCGTCTCGTATGCGGCGCTCATCTTCATCTCGCACATCGAGGCCAGCAAACTCGGGCTGAAGGGCATCCCCCGCGCGGAGCTTCCGCCCTTTTTCGCCACACTCGTCTCGGGGCTGCACTTTCTGCTGCCACTCTCCATGCTGCTCTACGAGCTCGTCGTGCTGCGGCACTCCCCGGAACTGGCCGCATTCCGCGCCATCATCGTGCTCACGGCGATCATGCTGGTCCAGCGCCCCATCCGGGCACGCCTCGACGGCGCGCCCGTGCTCCCCGCCATGCGCGAGGGCATGCACGACATCGTCATGGCCATGGCGGACGGCGCGCGCAACATGGCGGGCGTGGCCATGGCCACCGCGGCGGCGGGCATCATCGTCGGTATCGTCGCCCTCGGCCTCGGCGGACTCATCACCCAGATCATCGACCAACTCTCCGGCGGAAACATCTACCTGATGCTCATCATCACCGCCGCGGCCAGCCTGCTCATCGGCATGGGCCTGCCCACCACGGCGACCTACATCGTCATGGCCTCGCTGACCGCGCCGACCATCGTAAGCCTCGGCATGATGCAGGGCTTCATGGTTCCGCTCATGGCAGCGCACCTGTTCTGCTTCTACTTCGGCATCCTCGCGGACGACACGCCGCCCGTGGGCCTTGCCGCCTACGCCGCCGCGGCCATCGCCGAAGCCCCGCCCATCCCAACGGGCCTGCAAGGCTTCATGTACGACATCCGCACCGCCATCCTGCCCTTCATGTTCATCTTCAACCACGACCTCATCCTGCACGGGGTGGACAGTTGGCCGCAGGGGCTACTCATCTTCGTCATGGCCTGCTTCGGCAACTTCGCCTTTGCCTCGGCCACGCAGGGCTGGTTCATCACCCGCAACAAGGTCTGGGAAATTCCAATCCTGCTCAGCGTCACGCTCGTCACCATGCGCCCGGACCTCGTGGCGCAGTGGCTTGGCGTTCCGTACGGGCAACGCTACTGGGTCTACCCACTCGGCCTCGCCCTGTGGGGGCTGGTGTGGCTACTCCAGCGCCCGCGTGCCGCACGCAACCTCGAACTCCGGGACAATCCGGCCTGA
- a CDS encoding superoxide dismutase translates to MKHEAGTILTRRQFCRLATVAALTVGSGVLAFPAAAQDAFPTPRLLYPESSLEPIISAQTVSYHYGKHTRAYYANTSTLTTGTQYEKMKLRQIVLATHDKPDRRSIYNNAAQAMNHTFYWNGLAPLGGGRPGGRLAELIERDFGSFGRMSEDLVVEAGKVFGSGWVWLAIKNGKLDIMRTQGAGTPITSGATPLLVIDVWEHAYYLDYQNRRKEYVQALLHRLVNWNRVTMRLDRMRKKTTA, encoded by the coding sequence ATGAAGCACGAAGCAGGAACCATCCTGACCCGCAGGCAATTCTGCCGACTGGCAACGGTCGCCGCGCTGACCGTCGGCTCCGGCGTGCTCGCCTTCCCGGCGGCGGCGCAAGACGCCTTCCCCACGCCGCGCCTGCTCTACCCTGAAAGCTCTCTGGAGCCGATCATCTCGGCGCAAACCGTGAGCTACCACTACGGCAAGCACACCCGCGCCTACTACGCCAACACATCAACCCTCACGACGGGCACGCAATACGAAAAGATGAAGCTACGGCAAATCGTCCTCGCCACGCACGACAAGCCCGACCGGCGTTCCATCTACAACAACGCCGCGCAGGCCATGAACCACACCTTCTACTGGAACGGCCTCGCACCGCTTGGCGGCGGCAGGCCCGGCGGGCGGCTCGCGGAGCTCATCGAGCGCGATTTCGGCTCGTTCGGCAGAATGAGCGAGGATCTCGTGGTCGAGGCGGGAAAGGTGTTCGGCAGCGGTTGGGTGTGGCTGGCAATCAAGAATGGCAAACTCGACATCATGCGCACGCAGGGCGCGGGAACGCCCATCACATCCGGCGCAACGCCGCTTCTGGTCATCGACGTATGGGAACACGCCTACTATCTGGACTACCAGAACAGGCGCAAGGAATACGTGCAGGCCCTGCTGCACCGGCTGGTCAACTGGAACCGAGTGACTATGCGCCTTGATCGGATGCGCAAGAAGACCACCGCCTGA
- the speB gene encoding agmatinase produces the protein MADDLEPMAPADCRYHIIPVPYEETVSYGGGTAMGPSAILEASAQLELWDGFSVPARRGVYTQGPVDCTGGPEVVLDRISAAVKTARSHGGMPVVLGGEHTVTLGALRALCEEYGSFGVVQFDAHADLRASYEGSPFSHACVMHRAVADLGLPLFQLGVRALCEDEVAFRRERSIPHIDAWTIGTSPMPETLLPADFPENIYVTFDVDGLDSTVMPATGTPVPGGLTWYQAQRLLRMAIGGRRVIGFDVVELAPIEGLHACDFAAAQLTYSIMGIIEREGRD, from the coding sequence ATGGCCGACGATCTGGAGCCGATGGCTCCGGCCGACTGCCGATACCATATCATTCCCGTCCCCTACGAGGAGACGGTGTCCTACGGCGGCGGTACGGCCATGGGCCCGTCCGCCATTCTTGAGGCCTCGGCCCAGCTCGAACTGTGGGACGGCTTTTCCGTGCCCGCGCGGCGCGGCGTGTATACGCAGGGCCCCGTGGATTGCACCGGCGGTCCCGAAGTCGTGCTCGATCGCATCTCCGCAGCGGTGAAGACCGCGCGCAGCCATGGCGGCATGCCCGTGGTCCTCGGTGGCGAGCATACCGTCACCCTCGGCGCGCTTCGGGCGCTTTGCGAGGAGTATGGCAGCTTCGGCGTGGTCCAGTTCGATGCCCATGCCGATCTGCGGGCGTCCTACGAGGGCTCGCCCTTTAGCCACGCCTGCGTCATGCATCGCGCCGTGGCCGATCTGGGGCTGCCGCTGTTCCAGTTGGGCGTTCGCGCCCTGTGCGAGGACGAGGTGGCCTTCCGGCGCGAGCGGTCCATCCCGCATATCGACGCATGGACCATCGGCACGTCGCCCATGCCGGAAACCCTTCTGCCTGCGGACTTTCCCGAGAACATCTACGTCACCTTCGACGTGGACGGGCTCGACTCCACGGTGATGCCCGCCACCGGCACCCCTGTGCCCGGCGGCCTCACGTGGTATCAGGCCCAGCGGCTTCTGCGTATGGCCATCGGCGGACGTCGGGTCATTGGCTTCGACGTGGTCGAGCTTGCGCCCATCGAGGGACTGCACGCCTGCGATTTCGCGGCGGCGCAGCTCACCTATTCCATCATGGGCATCATTGAGCGCGAAGGCCGCGACTAG
- the nspC gene encoding carboxynorspermidine decarboxylase codes for MERGHLLELLLQNPPTPCFVVDEGLLERNLAVLDSVQRRTGARILLALKGFAMFSVFPLLRGTLHGVCASSPHEARLGREEFGREVHAFAAGYSEADMRELVELCDHISFNSFAQYRRFRPMIEAAPARIECSIRVNPEHSEGAVPIYDPCSPGSRLGVRRRHFEPDALDGISGLHFHTLCEQNSDSLERTLDAFEAKFGEFLHGMKWLNMGGGHHITRADYDVDLLCRLIDRVRTRYDVDVYLEPGEAVALNTGFLVATVLDVIEADMPIAILDASAAAHMPDVLEMPYRPGVVGSGLPGEKAWTCRLAGHSCLAGDVIGEYSFEEALKPGDRLVFTDMAHYSMVKTNTFNGLKLPSIALWRRGEALRVIREFGYENYRNRLS; via the coding sequence ATGGAAAGAGGTCATCTTCTAGAGCTGCTTTTGCAGAATCCCCCCACGCCGTGCTTCGTCGTGGACGAGGGGCTGCTTGAGCGCAACCTGGCGGTGCTGGACAGCGTCCAACGCCGCACAGGGGCCAGAATCCTTCTGGCACTCAAAGGTTTTGCCATGTTCAGCGTGTTCCCGCTTCTGCGGGGCACGCTGCATGGCGTGTGCGCCAGCTCGCCTCACGAGGCGCGCCTTGGCCGCGAGGAGTTCGGGCGCGAGGTGCATGCCTTCGCCGCGGGCTACTCCGAGGCCGACATGCGCGAACTCGTGGAGCTGTGCGACCACATCTCCTTTAACTCCTTTGCCCAGTACCGCCGTTTCCGGCCCATGATCGAGGCCGCGCCCGCCCGCATCGAATGCTCCATCCGCGTGAATCCGGAGCATTCCGAGGGGGCCGTGCCGATCTACGATCCGTGTTCGCCGGGCTCGCGCCTTGGCGTGCGGCGTCGGCATTTCGAGCCTGACGCCCTCGACGGCATTTCCGGGCTGCACTTTCACACGCTGTGCGAGCAGAATTCCGATTCGCTGGAACGCACCCTCGACGCCTTCGAGGCGAAGTTCGGCGAGTTCCTGCACGGCATGAAGTGGCTGAACATGGGCGGCGGGCATCATATCACCCGCGCGGACTACGATGTGGACCTGCTGTGCAGGCTCATCGACCGTGTCCGCACGCGCTATGACGTGGACGTGTATCTGGAGCCGGGCGAGGCCGTGGCGCTGAACACCGGATTCCTCGTGGCCACGGTGCTCGACGTCATCGAGGCCGACATGCCCATCGCCATCCTCGACGCCTCCGCCGCCGCGCACATGCCCGACGTGCTGGAGATGCCCTACAGGCCCGGCGTGGTCGGTTCCGGCCTGCCCGGAGAGAAGGCGTGGACCTGCCGACTGGCCGGACACTCCTGCCTCGCGGGCGACGTGATCGGGGAATACTCCTTCGAGGAGGCCCTCAAGCCGGGTGACAGGCTGGTCTTCACGGACATGGCCCACTACAGCATGGTCAAGACCAATACCTTCAACGGTCTGAAGCTCCCGTCCATCGCCCTGTGGCGGCGTGGCGAGGCGCTGCGCGTCATCCGCGAATTCGGCTACGAGAACTACCGGAACAGACTGTCCTAG